CCGGGTCATTCCTTCAGAGGTCATTGACCGGCCCAAAGGGTACTTCCCCGTCCCCGCCTTGAAATATCTGCGGGGCCCTTATCTGGGCATGGTGAAAGAGGCGCTTTTGTCACAGACCGGTCAGAACCGCGAGATCTTTCAGCGGGACTATATTGATGAATTACTAAAGAATCCGGATGACCATCTTACGCCTTTACGTGGGTCAAAGCTTTGGCAGCTTGGGTTATTGGAACTGTGGCTTCAGTCCCATGGCATCTAAGGATCGCGATGTTTTGAAGGCCACGCAAGCTCTCCACATGACGAGCCCCCGCCAACGACCGATCGGGCCGACGGTTAAAAACTGGGAAGTCGGGCCGGCGACCTACCAGGGCCGGCGAGTGAAGCCAAAAGTGGTCCTGGATTGCGGTTGGGGGCGCCTCATTTTTGCCCACACTTTTACAGGGCCCGAAGAGGTGGCTTCCACGCTGATGCAAGAATGTCCCGGGCACCGGGATATTGCCTTTTATTTACGGGATCCTCATGTGGTCCTGGCCCTGCGCCCCCACAAACTGTTTCTGGATCCATCCCATACATTTCGATTGTGGTTGAGTGATTATCAATCCGTTGCCAATCAGAAATCAGGCATGGTGATCACTCCTATCCAGTCGGAGGCTGATGTCACGGCTTTGAATCGGATCTATGCGGCACGGGGCATGGTTACGGCCGACAGCGATCTCCTTATGAGGAATCGCCGTTCCAAAAAAATCTGCTATTTTCTTGCGAAAGACCAGGCCACGAATGAAGTGATCGGCGTCATCTTAGCTGTGAATCATCGCCTGATTTTTGACGACCCCGAAAAAGGCAGTAGCATCTGGAGTCTGGCCGTTGACCCTCAAACCCACTATCCCGGAGTGGGGGAAGCGTTGATTCGTCATGCGGCCGAACGGATGAAGGCCCGGGGGTGCAACTATGTGGATCTCTCGGTGCTGCATGACAACTATGAAGCCATTGCGCTGTATCGGAAACTGGGATTTGAACGAATTCCTGTGTTTGCGGTGAAAACGCGAAATACCATTAATGAAAAACTGTTTGCCGGCCCCTCACCGGATCAGCGACTCAACCCCTATGCCACCATTATTGTCAATGAGGCCAGACGCCGAGGCATCGACGTGGATGTGCTGGATGCCGAGAATGCCTACTTCCGCTTGACGTTCGGGGGCCGGTCCATTACCTGTCGAGAATCGTTGTCCGAATTGACCTCCGCGATTGCGATGAGCCGTTGTGCGGATAAGACGCTCACCCGGCGCGTCTTGAAAGAAGCCGGCTTATCCGTTCCAGCTCAGATGGTGGCCGATGGGCGGAAACTTAATGGACAATTTCTTGAGCAGTATCGATCTATTGTTGTCAAGCCGGTCATGGGAGAACAGGGAGCTGGTGTGAGTGTGGATGTGCGTCGGGTTAAGGAAATGGAGTCCGCAATTAGCCTTGCCGGCAAATATGGTGGTCACGTTATTCTGGAACAATATGTGAAGGGCGAGGATTTACGCATTGTGTTGATCAATTATGAAGTGGTTGCCGCTGCCGTTCGACGACCACCTCGGATCACGGGGACAGGACATCATACGATTGCCGAATTGATTGATCGGCAGAGTCAGCGACGGGCACGATTGACCGGCGGGGAGAGTCGTATTCCTCTGGACGGAGAAACCAAGAGATGTGTTAAGGAAGGTGGCTATACTCTCACAGAGGTTTTGCCCAAAGGCAAAACCATCACGGTGCGAAAGACGGCCAATTTGCATACCGGAGGAACGATTCATGACGTGACAGGAAAACTTCATCCTGATTTAGCCACTGCGG
Above is a window of Candidatus Nitrospira neomarina DNA encoding:
- the ngg gene encoding N-acetylglutaminylglutamine synthetase, with amino-acid sequence MASKDRDVLKATQALHMTSPRQRPIGPTVKNWEVGPATYQGRRVKPKVVLDCGWGRLIFAHTFTGPEEVASTLMQECPGHRDIAFYLRDPHVVLALRPHKLFLDPSHTFRLWLSDYQSVANQKSGMVITPIQSEADVTALNRIYAARGMVTADSDLLMRNRRSKKICYFLAKDQATNEVIGVILAVNHRLIFDDPEKGSSIWSLAVDPQTHYPGVGEALIRHAAERMKARGCNYVDLSVLHDNYEAIALYRKLGFERIPVFAVKTRNTINEKLFAGPSPDQRLNPYATIIVNEARRRGIDVDVLDAENAYFRLTFGGRSITCRESLSELTSAIAMSRCADKTLTRRVLKEAGLSVPAQMVADGRKLNGQFLEQYRSIVVKPVMGEQGAGVSVDVRRVKEMESAISLAGKYGGHVILEQYVKGEDLRIVLINYEVVAAAVRRPPRITGTGHHTIAELIDRQSQRRARLTGGESRIPLDGETKRCVKEGGYTLTEVLPKGKTITVRKTANLHTGGTIHDVTGKLHPDLATAAVVGAKALAIPVVGFDFIVTTGSNPHYVIIEANERPGLANHEPQPTAERFIDLLFPQTKTPTKLK